A stretch of DNA from Macrotis lagotis isolate mMagLag1 chromosome X, bilby.v1.9.chrom.fasta, whole genome shotgun sequence:
GAACTAAAAAGGTGGGTCTGTAACTTCAGAACTGCTTTGTCAGGTTGTTGCTGGTTGCTTGTTCTTTAAGAgaaccatgacaacagggaggtgatgctgtgacaagtgTGTAAATCGGATATAATGAgctttttatttaaagcaatggggttaagagtgacttgaccaaggtcacacagctaggtaattattaaatgtctgaggccgaatttgaactcaggtcctcctgactccagggttggcacactattcactgcaccaccaagctgccccctgtGATCAGATTTGAGTGATGGGCTGTGTTatttcaccagcctcactttctcctctggagtcatttgggtccagtgaccagatatggatcaagagaCTGGAGGTGGCCTTGGATGCAGAGGGAGACCTTGACTCTCACTCTTTGACTGAGGCAATACCTATTCAGTAATTAAGGCtaagtaagaaatgaggcaaagaatgtcTCTTTATagttccctcctcccccaaaaaataagaCTAGAAGGGAAGACCCTATTTTGCCAGGGAATAAAGgtttcattatccccattttatagataagaaaactgaggccttcAGAAGGAAAGACACCCTAGTTTATATTAGATAACAATTAGGGTTCTTATCCTTATAATGACCCAATCTAACACTCTTTCTATTAGCCCTGGCTAGGCAGAGCTCTGGCTGAAGCAGTGCTGCTGTGGGAGTCCCTGGGATGCCTTTCAATCTTGCCGTCTTTTCCTCCACAGCCGCTGGCCAGATGGTGCCAACTGCAACCCAGGGATGCTGCCAAGATGCCCGAGAGTGCCTGGAAATTCCTTTTCTACATCACAGCCTGGTGTTATAGTGCTTACCTGCTATTTGGCACCAACTACCCCTTCTTCCATGACCCACCTTCTGTCTTCTATGGTAGGGCTAGAGACGGTTCCTCTTACCTCTAGGAACCTAAGGTCACCACCCCTTTTAGCCACTCTGTCCCCTGTCCCCCACTACACAcaacacataaacatacatatatgttctgTGTTGAGTATATaacaagagaaagaaggaaagatgatcCTCTCCTTGAGGGGGATTTCTAATCAGGGGTGGGGGGCAGGAGGGTTATACCTGCCTTGGAGAACCCTTTCTCTAAAGTAGGGCAGAACAACTTTGGTTCTAGGGGATCCCCTGGTCTGAGGGGAGGAGATATGAGAAACAACAGTAATATCAGTGTTCAAGGATACAGCTTGGAGCTGGGAAGGTGGGTGAGAGGTGGACTGGGGGAGACTGCTTGCAGGACAGTCTTAAGCAgtttaagaagacctgagttcaaatcccactgaGAATAGGTTTTCTGTCAGACTGATCCTGGAAACTGTTCAGGAGCTATTCCATCAGTTTACAGACAGATCCCTGCATGTATTGGTAGGTAGGTGGGGAAGTGGAGGCACTGACAACTGGTGACTAGAAGTCATGAGTTCGAGCTTGGGTTCTAGCTTATGCTCTGACCCTCACTTTTGGCAAGTTCCTTTCCTTTCTGAGGAAACTAAGCAAAATAGGATGAATTCTGTCTGATGTGTAGTTCTTTGACCCAGAAAAGGCTTTGAGAAGCAGAGGTTTGAGATGTGACTGTTCCTTTGCCAGACTGGAAGTCAGGCATGGAGGTGCCCAGGGACATTGCTGTGGCCTACCTGCTGCAGGGCAGCTTCTACGGGCATTCCATCTACGCTACCCTCTACATGGACGCCTGGCGAAAAGACTCGGTGGTGATGCTCTTGCATCATATCGTCACCCTTATTCTGATTGTCTTCTCCTATGCCTTCAGGTCGGTGTCCTCTATTGTACCAACTCACCCCCACTGAGGCCTCTGGTGCCATAACATTTCAGCCTCCTGGCTCATGAAGCCTGAATTTGCAGTGATATAAAATGGTTGGGATGGCAGAATTTGAGAAACAGTTTCTTAAGTGCTAACTCCAACTTTCTATGTCCTAAAGACTCTCAGCCTGGACATCCTGTGTTCTaggggccctcccagctctgacattctgggttctaggGGCCCTCCCGGCCCTGACATCCTGGGTTCTGGGGGCCCTCATAGCtttgacattctgggttctaggGGTCTTCCAGGTCTGACCTCCCGGACCATCCTTTACTCCCTCAGATACCACAATGTGGGAATCCTTGTTCTCTTCCTTCATGATATCAATGACGTCCAGCTTGAATTCACTAAGCTCAACGTATACTTCAAGTTCCGAGGTGGGGTCTATCACCGGCTCAATGATATCATCTCTGACGTAGGTTGTGTCAGCTTCAGCATCAGCTGGTGAGCAAGACCCCGAGCTGACAATTCCTCCCCTCCCTGCATGTGGAAGCTGGCCAGGTCAGGTGGGACAGGTCACCTCCCAGACGCTGGAGGGGCTCCTTGTCCGAGGACATCCTCAAGGCTGGACTGGGCCCCACTCACTTATTTCCTTGTAGACCATTAGGCCGTGGCTTCAGCTGCTTAAGTTCCCTAATCCTCCTTTGTGCTCTCTGCCTTCTCCCAAGGTTCTGGTTCCGCCTCTATTGGTTCCCCCTCAAAGTGTTGTACGCCACGTGTCACTGCAGCCTACTTTCTGAGCCGGACATCCCCTTCTACTTCTTCTTCAATGCCCTGCTGCTCACCCTCTTACTCATGAATATCTACTGGTTTCTGGtgagcctgggggtgggggtctGGCTCCACCTGGGGCTATTTTGCTGGAGCTGGGGCCTAGGCACGGAGATGGGGAATGGGAGGccaaggggaggcaaagctatGGCAATAATAACATGGATCTATAAACTTGAAAATAACtttacatatgattatatagataattatatgtaaaattgcatatttatatactaaaatataaatatgttctattatatattatgttattatttctataatatgaAGGGCAGCTAATGGagagagaaccagccctggaggagtcagaagtacctgagcacaaatcagacttcagacacttgacaactaactgtgtgaccttgggcacgtcacttaaccctgattgcctcccatccaaggccatctccagttgtcctgattcaaatctggtcacagacccagatggcactggaggagaaagtgaggctggtgacttagctcagacccccctcactcaaatccaattcatgtacttgccatggcatcacctccctgatgttatggtcttcttcaagaaggaaggacaaagaaTAGCAAAAGAACTATAGTATTTAATATCACACAtctattatatttactttatatagtgctttagtATCTGatacattttatcttattttattttttagtttttgcaaggcaatgggggttaagtggcttgcccaaggccacacagctagtaattattatgtgtctgaggctggatttgaactcaggtactcctgactccagggccagtgctctatccactgtgccacctagccgcccccctctgATACATTTTAaatgttgctattattaatatttcatttgatccttccaacacCTGTGAGAAGGGAGATGctgttattatgcccattttacaaatgaagaagcagaggcagacagatgttaagtgacttgcccagggtaacccAGCTAAGAACTGTCCAAAGATGGATTTGAACACAAATTTTTCTGACTCTGGgaccaatattctatccactgcatggcTTGGCAGTTCCATcagtttttataataataataataataataggatgaAAGTATCTGCTAGAGAGGCAGGGGTAGTGTGATGGAACtggaaagtcaggaagacctgaattcaaatcccatttggGAAGCTAGTTAACACTTAGAAACTTTCTGAGCCCCAAGCTCCTTATCTGGGAAATGGATTAATAATAGCAGCCATCCCAGAGGGTGGATGGGGAGGATCGAGTGGGATAACTCCTATAAAAGTAACTTGCAGACTTTTGGCACCCATAAGTATCGATCGTTATGATGATTCTCCAGTTGGAATGAAGCCCAAAGAGGAGAAAGGGTGACCCAAAAGCtcaaggatgataataataacatttctgTAGCACTTACTATATCTGTCACTTTACAGGTAAGGACTTGAAGGGTTGGTCATGGTCTCACATCTAGTAAATGGTGGGTTGGTCTTTGACTTTGGGAAAGGCAGAGGTAGCTTGGGGACCTGGTACTCAGGACCCCTTCTTTGCCTTGGGACACAGATTCCAAAAATGCATGGTCTTCTATCTGGTACTGGCCTGGAGATCTGGATAGGCCTGGCTCCCATACTCATCTTCTAGCTGGGTGGCCTATGGTATGGAAgcatcagtttccccatctgccaAATGGGGGGAAATAAGCct
This window harbors:
- the CERS1 gene encoding ceramide synthase 1 isoform X2; the encoded protein is MPESAWKFLFYITAWCYSAYLLFGTNYPFFHDPPSVFYDWKSGMEVPRDIAVAYLLQGSFYGHSIYATLYMDAWRKDSVVMLLHHIVTLILIVFSYAFRYHNVGILVLFLHDINDVQLEFTKLNVYFKFRGGVYHRLNDIISDVGCVSFSISWFWFRLYWFPLKVLYATCHCSLLSEPDIPFYFFFNALLLTLLLMNIYWFLYIVVFATKVLTGQVREVSDVREYDEAGEPSGKEGAPPPPKPWKGEKPLRNGLVKEKRF
- the CERS1 gene encoding ceramide synthase 1 isoform X1 gives rise to the protein MAPGPGPEPAPGYAQLLQRSYRSLLEAARGCADCGWERSRRSWARHAHLAAGELLLLLLAGLAWTALRRAAAARLFRPLARWCQLQPRDAAKMPESAWKFLFYITAWCYSAYLLFGTNYPFFHDPPSVFYDWKSGMEVPRDIAVAYLLQGSFYGHSIYATLYMDAWRKDSVVMLLHHIVTLILIVFSYAFRYHNVGILVLFLHDINDVQLEFTKLNVYFKFRGGVYHRLNDIISDVGCVSFSISWFWFRLYWFPLKVLYATCHCSLLSEPDIPFYFFFNALLLTLLLMNIYWFLYIVVFATKVLTGQVREVSDVREYDEAGEPSGKEGAPPPPKPWKGEKPLRNGLVKEKRF